In Rickettsia endosymbiont of Lasioglossum villosulum, the DNA window AAGTTTTTTGCTACTGGTATTTCATTAGTTGCTCACCTTAAATCTCCGTTAATCCCTGCAATGCACTTCAATACTCGTTATATTGAAACCTCAAAAAACTGGTTTGGTGGCGGTGGTGATTTAACGCCTTTTTATCCAGAAGAAGACGAGACAGCAAAATTTCATGTAGCTTTCAAAGAAGCATGCGACAAATATGATTCTGGCTATTATCCTAAATTTAAAAAGCAATGTGACGAATATTTTTATTTGAAGCATAGAAAAGAACCGAGAGGAGTCGGCGGAATATTTTACGATTATCTAAATAGTGGTAATTTTGAGCAAGATTTTTCTTTTACGCAAGATGTAGGCAAAGCGTTATTATCAGTATATCCTGAAATCGTTAGAAATAAGCTATTTTTACCGTGGACGGATGAGCAGAAAGAATATCAGCTCATAAGACGAGGTAGGTACGTAGAATTTAATTTGCTATATGATAGAGGCACAAAGTTTGGCTTAATGACTGACGGCAATGTTGAGGCAATATTGATGTCTCTACCACCCGAAGTAAAATGGTCGTAACAAAAAACCACCTTGGCTGGTTTTTTCCTTGACTATTTTTTAATTTCGTTTTATTCTGCTCTATTTAGAATATTATAATATCTTGATTAGGCGATAAGCTAATGGCAAAGAAAAATAAAAACATTTTGGTAAGGTTAGTAAGTACAGCAGGTACAGGCTTTTTTTTAGTGAAAAAGCGTAATCCAAAAACGCAAACCGAAAAGCTTTCTTTTCGTAAATACGATCCAAAAGTAAGAAAACATGTTCTTTTTAAAGAAGAAAAAATAAAATAATCGAAGTAATATATGGCAGTAAAAATTCGTTTAGCTAGAGGCGGTGCTAAAAAGCGTCCTTTTTACCGTGTAGTAGTAGCTAACGCAACCGCACCACGTGATGGTGATTTTTTAGAAAAAGTTGGAACTTATAATCCAATGCTTGCTAAAGATAGTAATGAGCGTGTAGTTCTAAAGGCGGATCGTGTAGAATATTGGCTTAAATCTGGTGCTAAACCAACAGATAGAGTTGCAAAATTTATCGAGCAAGCTGGTATAGCTCTTCCTGAAAAAGTCAAAAAAGAGATGGAAGTTAAGCTAAAAAACCGTAAAGCTAAACCAAGCAAAAAAGAAGCTAAAGAAGCATAGTTATACCACTGTCATCCCGTGGCTCATCCACGGGATCCAGTAAAAAAGTTTAGAGTGTTGTCAAATCTAGCATTGTCGCTTGTACCTGTGTTGTTGCATAGCTCTAGAAACGCCTCCGATGTCATTCTTAGCAACAGCTGGAATCCAGCATAAAGCGAGAGAAATCGAGCTTTTAATTTTAAGTTACTATGCTTGGATTTTACTGGATCCCGTGGACGAGCCACGGGATGACAGAGGGTAAAACTAAGCTATATAACAACACTAGTCAGGCTACAGTATAAAATTAAAAGCTTTAAATTTACTTAGCTGAATAT includes these proteins:
- the hemF gene encoding oxygen-dependent coproporphyrinogen oxidase, with the protein product MNKKNREVTSSWFTNLRDLLCTEFEKIEEEYAKAKGLKPGKFVRSTWERDGGDGGVMSVMKGEVFEKVGVNISTVFGEFSKAFRAEIPGAELDGKFFATGISLVAHLKSPLIPAMHFNTRYIETSKNWFGGGGDLTPFYPEEDETAKFHVAFKEACDKYDSGYYPKFKKQCDEYFYLKHRKEPRGVGGIFYDYLNSGNFEQDFSFTQDVGKALLSVYPEIVRNKLFLPWTDEQKEYQLIRRGRYVEFNLLYDRGTKFGLMTDGNVEAILMSLPPEVKWS
- the rpmG gene encoding 50S ribosomal protein L33; translated protein: MAKKNKNILVRLVSTAGTGFFLVKKRNPKTQTEKLSFRKYDPKVRKHVLFKEEKIK
- the rpsP gene encoding 30S ribosomal protein S16; this translates as MAVKIRLARGGAKKRPFYRVVVANATAPRDGDFLEKVGTYNPMLAKDSNERVVLKADRVEYWLKSGAKPTDRVAKFIEQAGIALPEKVKKEMEVKLKNRKAKPSKKEAKEA